From a region of the Deltaproteobacteria bacterium genome:
- a CDS encoding methionine synthase: protein MNLNSMRVDLVGSLLRPQRLKDAFASFGDGKTSEADLKNSQDEAIRDVVAKQVAHNLPIVVDGEFRRTSFMESFNVVAGVEEWQAGVKSYHDMLARADDGQVKTHKGTDPILLNRKRVTARLKLLRNSLVDDFRFTQSLTERPVKITLIGPDRIQQCYDAEASRSVYANTDEFLGDVVMVEKQMLSELAEAGCRYVGIDGPGYTAYVDPNSIAAMRARGEEPMATMERSIRADNEVIAGFPNVTFGIHICRGNRQSMWHREGKYDAIAEKLFNGLNHQRLLLEYDTERAGGFEPLRFVPKGKIAVLGLITTKLGRVESVDELRRRIDDAARFLPLEQLALSPQCGFASSIRGNLLTEDEQFRKLDVMLETARRVWD from the coding sequence GTGAATCTCAATTCGATGCGGGTGGATTTGGTTGGCAGCTTGCTGCGGCCGCAGAGGCTGAAGGATGCGTTCGCAAGCTTTGGCGACGGTAAGACCAGCGAAGCGGACTTAAAGAATTCACAGGACGAAGCGATTCGCGATGTGGTAGCTAAACAGGTCGCACACAACTTGCCGATCGTGGTCGACGGCGAGTTTCGCCGCACCAGTTTCATGGAGAGCTTCAATGTCGTCGCCGGCGTGGAAGAGTGGCAGGCGGGGGTGAAAAGCTATCACGATATGCTCGCCCGCGCCGACGATGGCCAAGTTAAAACCCACAAAGGCACCGATCCGATCTTACTCAATCGTAAACGGGTCACGGCGCGCTTGAAACTTTTGCGCAACTCGCTGGTCGATGATTTTCGTTTCACTCAAAGCTTGACCGAACGGCCGGTGAAAATCACTTTGATCGGTCCGGACCGGATTCAACAATGCTACGATGCCGAGGCGTCGCGTTCGGTCTACGCGAACACCGACGAATTTTTGGGCGATGTCGTCATGGTTGAAAAGCAGATGCTCAGCGAGCTAGCCGAGGCGGGTTGCCGCTATGTCGGCATTGACGGGCCGGGCTACACGGCGTACGTCGATCCTAATTCCATCGCGGCGATGCGCGCGCGGGGTGAAGAACCGATGGCGACGATGGAGCGCTCGATTCGCGCCGATAACGAGGTCATCGCCGGATTTCCCAACGTCACCTTTGGTATTCACATCTGCCGCGGCAACCGCCAAAGCATGTGGCACCGCGAGGGAAAGTACGACGCCATCGCCGAAAAATTATTCAACGGCCTCAACCATCAACGGCTTCTACTAGAATACGACACCGAACGCGCCGGCGGCTTCGAGCCGCTGCGTTTCGTGCCGAAAGGAAAAATCGCCGTACTTGGTTTGATCACGACGAAGCTCGGACGGGTGGAAAGCGTCGATGAACTGCGCCGGCGCATCGACGACGCGGCGCGCTTCTTACCGTTGGAACAATTAGCGCTGAGCCCTCAATGCGGCTTCGCGTCGAGCATCCGCGGTAATCTGCTTACGGAAGACGAACAGTTCCGCAAACTCGATGTCATGCTGGAAACGGCGCGACGGGTTTGGGACTAA